One window of the Thermodesulfovibrionia bacterium genome contains the following:
- a CDS encoding CxxxxCH/CxxCH domain-containing protein, which translates to MMKTKRFNNTGPVLFIVLSMVLAVFITGAAFAANPDLPVGPEQYVSKGDIAITQGGTTDESTIRIKASVSDPDLNNVQIQVEIIDSSASYTNTPNCASSFVLNEEVATASCTGLQVGTSYKWQVRANDGTGTSAWVQFGATNPDVTISSNRILHNSANLGNASYGAWGVDGGKYGEFVCATCHTKSGSTTNIKMVKQTITSPNASDTWPNGSINTGSIIFTSATGTYADTGDASSTGGWTGVCNVCHDNANHDHYSYNSSDGHLAGQDCNECHRHSVGYKVACDTCHGQPPIMSDTINTMVSIPGTTGSAIAGAHNLHVNTKSYICDTCHYNNISSVEHNNGGSRDISIGFYIASGSIQGGNYNGQSGVGYDALTTSAPTTVTTPATGAKTCTVYCHSSVQSADGSSTEPAFYAAPVWDSNVVCGGCHKTNAPYEMIDTGSHVQHLTISGVNGCGDCHTGASNDASSYASSTHVNFLIDVANSYSAGGARGNGYGTCAEAACHNDGTTNSLSSPTWGNITPMCSQCHGAAPATGSHTAHLTTTVNGSSIVCGNCHKDAVQSVSPPSSPDHLDGNVDVKDVVDGDLGYPANVAKHTSGSGYSACTNASCHVSAYGTGMITTEIWGTTSTCGTCHTIDVNGAPATGSHDKHLASSALCGNCHNGSVKDTSGGTAHIDGNIDVTNNYASNVAKHAAGSGYSSCSSIYCHSNVQAPGGASGATIFATPTWGSGALSCSSCHTDMSTTEDLTLGTHKRHTNTPGVAQFACSMCHGIGYSSATVTYPPHVNNNIDLSFTGQASGTYYSQVGSNPPGNGYGTCSTSNCHGRGTKNWGFSTESPTCEKCHGSADTASATLAFKDTAGSTGSVYAGTHVSHIVGIHNYSIPITCDKCHITPTNPSDAGHNDTAVPAELTFASMATHNRLVGTVYTSAMAPTYSGSPTRQCSNTYCHAGVRATNDGGDDLGPDGSGPSPVWGDPAYLGGSGCGKCHGNPPAYPHENYSANCTACHTHVAGNNIGFTDKTKHLNGSLEWDVDACIDCHSFESSRPLIGAHVLHTDPDYMLSTFQFSGTATGGTTTTLEDTSQSWVVNILVGKYVRLNSGSNIYDQAKITANTATTITIAAALPFSIANGNTYEVRAAKLLTAGDYGDPSWIYSISYKNGFPKYACGTCHPMDDPTIRNNGIVELDLDPSHAAAGTVKTKNAPIGPYPPMSSTGEWFQRTTGVSVICNGIYCHSNGYVTSGTYAFKETPDWYDVTITASGTVTSEPWSSVDRCAQCHGNSPNTGGTEGSTAHAKHVVGVHYKDLYSGTTGEMSATGSSGAAHGDPLSSTTINCNICHSNTVSDGFNDKNTICSTCHTASPEGTMYVKLDNQSHINGTVNVSFASATTIKSRAQVRDYITTVTEINNNWTRTNGYKASNSYDTTEASKSTPNYSAGTCLTTACHNGTPMEWEQAGPLSCNACHKGLAQ; encoded by the coding sequence ATGATGAAGACAAAAAGATTCAATAATACAGGGCCGGTGCTATTCATTGTTCTTTCAATGGTTTTGGCTGTTTTCATTACCGGTGCGGCTTTTGCTGCAAATCCAGATCTCCCCGTAGGTCCTGAACAGTACGTAAGTAAAGGCGATATAGCAATAACTCAGGGGGGGACAACCGACGAGAGCACTATCAGGATAAAGGCTTCCGTCTCCGACCCGGATCTTAATAATGTTCAAATCCAGGTTGAGATAATAGATAGTTCAGCCTCATATACTAATACGCCGAACTGCGCCAGCAGTTTTGTTTTAAATGAAGAGGTCGCAACCGCATCCTGCACCGGCCTTCAAGTGGGAACGTCATATAAATGGCAGGTAAGGGCAAATGACGGCACAGGCACAAGTGCCTGGGTTCAGTTTGGAGCTACAAACCCTGATGTTACAATCTCTTCTAACCGTATATTGCATAACAGCGCTAATCTCGGTAATGCATCATATGGGGCATGGGGTGTTGACGGTGGGAAATATGGTGAGTTTGTCTGCGCGACATGCCATACAAAATCAGGCTCAACAACAAATATAAAGATGGTAAAGCAAACCATCACTTCGCCTAATGCCTCGGATACATGGCCGAACGGCAGTATAAATACAGGATCTATAATCTTCACGTCAGCAACTGGTACGTACGCTGATACAGGAGACGCAAGCTCTACCGGCGGTTGGACTGGAGTCTGTAATGTTTGTCATGACAATGCAAATCATGATCACTACTCCTATAATTCATCTGACGGGCATCTCGCGGGGCAGGATTGCAATGAGTGTCACCGTCATTCAGTAGGTTATAAGGTAGCATGTGATACATGTCACGGACAGCCTCCTATTATGTCAGACACAATCAACACAATGGTAAGTATACCAGGGACAACAGGCTCAGCTATTGCCGGAGCGCATAATTTACACGTAAACACCAAGTCATATATTTGTGACACCTGTCACTATAATAATATTTCCTCTGTTGAGCATAATAATGGCGGTTCACGAGATATATCTATTGGATTTTATATTGCAAGCGGCAGTATTCAGGGTGGAAATTATAATGGCCAGTCAGGCGTAGGATATGACGCTTTAACCACAAGTGCTCCAACTACCGTAACTACACCTGCAACCGGCGCTAAGACATGCACAGTTTACTGTCATAGTTCTGTTCAGTCTGCTGATGGAAGCTCAACTGAGCCTGCATTTTATGCGGCTCCTGTATGGGACAGTAATGTAGTTTGCGGCGGCTGTCATAAAACTAATGCTCCATATGAAATGATCGATACAGGCAGTCATGTTCAACATCTAACAATAAGTGGAGTAAATGGTTGCGGAGACTGTCATACAGGAGCGTCAAATGATGCTTCATCATATGCTTCTTCAACACATGTTAACTTTTTAATTGACGTAGCTAACTCATATTCTGCAGGCGGCGCCCGAGGCAATGGCTATGGAACATGCGCTGAAGCGGCCTGTCATAATGATGGCACAACTAATTCTCTAAGTTCTCCTACATGGGGAAACATTACACCGATGTGTTCACAATGTCATGGCGCTGCACCGGCAACAGGCAGCCATACGGCTCACCTTACTACAACAGTTAATGGCAGCAGTATAGTCTGCGGAAATTGTCATAAAGATGCGGTACAGTCAGTGTCACCGCCTTCGTCCCCCGACCATCTTGACGGTAATGTTGACGTAAAGGATGTAGTTGACGGTGACCTTGGCTATCCGGCCAATGTAGCAAAGCATACTTCGGGTTCTGGATATTCAGCATGTACAAACGCAAGTTGCCATGTAAGCGCATACGGTACCGGTATGATAACCACGGAAATATGGGGAACGACCTCCACTTGTGGAACCTGTCATACAATAGATGTCAATGGCGCGCCTGCTACCGGAAGTCATGATAAACATCTCGCATCCAGCGCATTATGCGGTAACTGCCATAATGGCTCTGTAAAGGATACAAGCGGCGGTACAGCGCATATTGACGGCAACATTGATGTAACAAATAACTATGCATCAAATGTCGCAAAACATGCTGCAGGCTCAGGATATTCATCATGCTCTTCTATATACTGCCACAGCAATGTACAGGCTCCGGGTGGAGCTTCAGGCGCTACAATATTCGCAACGCCTACATGGGGCTCAGGCGCTTTGTCCTGTTCAAGCTGTCATACAGATATGTCCACAACGGAAGACCTTACTCTCGGCACACATAAGAGGCATACAAATACACCGGGTGTCGCGCAATTTGCATGTTCTATGTGCCATGGGATCGGATACTCGTCAGCTACTGTAACTTATCCGCCTCATGTTAATAACAATATTGACCTGTCATTCACAGGCCAGGCCTCAGGGACATACTACTCTCAGGTAGGATCAAATCCTCCGGGCAATGGTTACGGCACCTGTTCAACAAGTAATTGCCATGGCCGCGGGACTAAGAACTGGGGTTTTTCCACAGAATCTCCGACATGTGAGAAGTGCCATGGTTCAGCAGATACAGCATCAGCAACCTTAGCATTCAAGGATACTGCCGGCAGCACAGGAAGTGTATATGCCGGCACACACGTATCGCATATTGTAGGTATACATAACTATTCAATACCTATTACATGTGATAAGTGTCATATTACGCCGACAAACCCGTCTGATGCTGGTCACAATGATACGGCAGTGCCTGCCGAACTCACTTTTGCCAGCATGGCAACGCATAATAGATTGGTTGGAACAGTATATACATCTGCAATGGCGCCGACATACTCTGGAAGTCCGACAAGGCAGTGTTCAAATACTTATTGTCATGCAGGAGTTCGTGCAACTAATGATGGCGGTGACGACCTCGGGCCTGATGGATCTGGGCCGAGTCCTGTATGGGGAGACCCTGCTTATCTTGGCGGCTCAGGTTGCGGTAAATGTCATGGAAATCCTCCTGCATATCCGCATGAGAATTATTCAGCAAACTGTACTGCTTGCCATACACATGTGGCAGGTAATAACATTGGATTTACTGATAAGACCAAGCATTTGAACGGCTCTCTGGAATGGGATGTTGACGCGTGTATAGATTGTCATTCCTTTGAGAGCAGCAGGCCGCTGATCGGCGCGCATGTATTGCACACTGATCCGGATTATATGCTTTCCACTTTCCAATTCTCCGGAACTGCTACAGGCGGAACTACAACTACACTCGAAGACACTTCGCAGAGTTGGGTTGTTAATATTTTGGTTGGAAAGTATGTCAGACTAAATAGCGGTTCAAATATCTATGACCAGGCTAAAATCACTGCAAATACAGCTACAACAATAACAATTGCTGCGGCATTGCCTTTCAGTATCGCAAATGGCAACACTTATGAAGTACGCGCTGCCAAGCTGTTGACTGCTGGAGATTATGGTGATCCGTCATGGATATATAGCATATCGTACAAGAATGGCTTCCCGAAATATGCCTGCGGCACATGTCATCCTATGGATGATCCTACAATACGTAATAACGGCATAGTTGAGCTTGACCTGGATCCGTCACATGCAGCAGCAGGGACAGTTAAAACGAAGAACGCTCCGATTGGCCCGTACCCGCCGATGAGCAGCACTGGCGAGTGGTTCCAGCGGACTACTGGAGTGAGTGTTATATGTAATGGTATATATTGCCACAGCAATGGATATGTGACTTCAGGTACTTATGCTTTTAAGGAGACTCCTGACTGGTACGATGTCACAATTACTGCAAGCGGTACAGTTACTTCTGAGCCATGGAGTTCTGTTGACAGGTGTGCTCAGTGCCACGGCAACTCTCCTAACACCGGAGGGACCGAGGGCTCGACAGCTCACGCAAAGCATGTTGTGGGCGTACATTACAAGGATCTATACTCCGGCACTACCGGTGAGATGAGCGCAACCGGCTCGTCAGGCGCGGCACACGGAGATCCATTGTCCTCAACAACAATTAACTGTAATATATGCCATAGCAATACGGTTTCAGACGGGTTTAATGACAAGAACACGATTTGTTCAACCTGTCATACTGCTTCTCCAGAGGGTACTATGTACGTTAAGCTGGATAATCAATCGCACATTAACGGAACAGTTAACGTATCATTTGCAAGCGCCACTACTATAAAGTCAAGGGCGCAGGTACGCGACTACATTACGACAGTTACCGAGATCAATAACAACTGGACCAGGACTAACGGGTACAAGGCGTCTAATTCATATGATACTACTGAAGCCAGTAAGAGTACTCCGAATTACAGTGCGGGCACATGTCTGACAACTGCCTGCCATAATGGCACCCCGATGGAATGGGAGCAGGCCGGTCCGCTCTCCTGTAATGCATGCCATAAGGGGCTGGCACAGTAG
- a CDS encoding CxxxxCH/CxxCH domain-containing protein: protein MGRIISNKVSSMNWMAKISLVLVFTMFFSIQGWYSPKIVQAAISKPSNWASQYAAVAYPAGTINAAYTVAAGTNRLLVVAISSTQTAVGTAQTVSSITYGGQPLTLAAGDGSSTVTWNHTYLYYLNEAGIQAASGTALNVTISGGTSYYNWVYAAVYAGVDQTGTPYTDAKNFNSVAASTAVGPFSPTLTINVNDQAIEIVNLARSTANVTARTITTWATGWTTAGVAPASIVTSGPTATMYIRDRNLLTTANDGSQHTESNAAAFDSMTAMSIQVAPVDSTPPNVSTVNVDPTYTNGPTSYTTSAPVITAILTDAESTVTGCEYTTNGSTWVTGVLTGSSSPWTCTGSPTGLTGSLTLNIRGTSSAPGYGTGVSQARTVDVAVPITTDSLVSFNWVSTEDTVTLYPVDGGSGVTAATGIYGCFGTGCTPVVLGGNTMTSACGAGNECWLDVRYYSKDNLNWTESTVTSAFQVLVDRAAPAGLAASSPADEALDLPTSTTVDSTTATDNGSGSIEYYFEVDTDPGFSAPQTGGWQAGTSYAPTLASGPTYFWRVKARDVIGNATAWTTPRSFSTLASCTRNDPTLTLETDTGAVQGFITTNGGTKDYILTVINNDNGGCGDTTFDFTVTDTDGGNNFDAPILSSLIATLAPGAQTIRTVTVTATAGKTTGQSLTYVNYDGIDPNHLNVVNSNNVTTFINVVDCNANVPYLIIGPDSGNVAIGGDIQYTVTVQNTDTGSGCSAVIYNINIDSETNSANFILPSTLSLPSKTLSPGQKGSVTITVTSKIGAVLDEINITTIGVTATGHTSPADATATTTVGNRILHNSINTGSTKWSSSGGWGVPGGRYGEFDCTTCHTTSDATNIKKISSSITTPNPASGTLPGDGQSIVFTTISAVSGTSGVLGDDSDATRTSSNRICEVCHTYDVSGVNGVVVHAYDQVTYVSESVTNNHQNANATDCIACHKHKVGFMPPDCGSCHGNPPGAGTPAGSLASSPNTTGSVTVGAHNTHYTTLGYGCYTCHTGSVMPHESTALPGQGDINIGFSAFGSTSGTYSGQTGVSYNDVAGTGGLNCSALYCHGATLDGTSTTAQWNGTVACGNCHKATAANTPTLGNHARHAGSTQVNIACSDCHGANGAGGGGHVGGTVQWGLNTSSALFGTSAQYNSAASGTKNNLAPSSSYQTCTTLYCHSNAQGASGVGVPSSYKSPLWGAGTLGCAGCHVDMTSASGTASHIKHANSYGMTCSNCHTGYTASTTNASVHANNTINVTLASGTYSGGTTPGDHASGGGYGSCSTNNCHSDGKATPSTYTNPAWGGTAACGTCHGVAAATPPASTPHTKHVGTAANYKYACYKCHTNVAVTADSTTSATLNGTYTTTHVNGTRNVDFDASSVGGSWASTQCSNTYCHSAGTTFTVASATHSAISWSGTKDCAGCHTGGISTGPSYTNNSPKTNTHAQHVTTSGYVCVDCHSGTVTGSNTISDTSKHLNKAYDVSGASVTTYSYVSDGGTCTTKCHGTKTVKWGTQTTDATCVKCHGVVGTTSVQYASMTATAAPGFNGTGLDTNGEASDTDSQVGAHNSHLNSVSNYSSDIACNECHAVPASVNASGHIDSTLPAELTFGTLASTNVGSTTAPNYASPSCTNTYCHYGKSWGGYSPTTANAAVSWINTAYLSGTPSLAGDCNKCHASPPSSHAGGMVIADCIGCHTHLNNDGTFLDPSLHINGLVDAAGGGCGGCHDYDNAGSNYAGGVWTGGTWGKLPHRDDPTNEGWGAHAEHINHIKTRLAITYVLSTSNQTFGTGEPANVCGTCHTNTGGNHSTGGSTVRSINFGDGTYKYGGASGTSIALMSSTNPTYNGVSATSSLVNPKTCSNISCHYSTTPVWEAF, encoded by the coding sequence ATGGGAAGGATAATATCAAATAAGGTCAGTAGCATGAACTGGATGGCAAAGATCAGTCTCGTGCTGGTCTTCACTATGTTTTTCAGCATTCAAGGTTGGTATAGTCCAAAAATCGTTCAGGCTGCTATATCGAAACCGTCTAACTGGGCATCACAGTATGCCGCTGTCGCATATCCTGCCGGCACAATAAATGCCGCTTACACGGTAGCCGCTGGCACTAACCGCCTGCTGGTTGTGGCTATATCATCCACACAAACCGCGGTCGGCACTGCGCAGACAGTGAGCAGCATCACTTATGGCGGACAGCCTCTTACATTAGCGGCCGGTGACGGGTCTTCTACTGTTACCTGGAACCATACATATCTCTATTACCTGAATGAGGCCGGTATACAGGCCGCTTCAGGCACAGCTCTTAATGTCACCATCTCAGGCGGCACATCTTACTATAACTGGGTTTATGCAGCGGTTTATGCAGGCGTGGATCAGACAGGCACACCTTATACTGATGCCAAAAATTTTAATAGCGTTGCAGCCTCAACAGCTGTAGGCCCTTTTAGTCCGACCCTGACAATAAATGTAAATGACCAGGCGATAGAGATCGTTAACCTTGCCAGAAGTACTGCAAACGTAACTGCCCGCACAATTACCACATGGGCTACAGGCTGGACTACTGCAGGAGTTGCTCCTGCGAGTATTGTTACGAGTGGTCCAACAGCAACAATGTATATTAGAGACAGAAATCTGCTGACTACCGCTAATGACGGCTCCCAGCATACAGAGAGCAATGCTGCCGCATTCGATTCAATGACAGCAATGAGCATTCAAGTTGCCCCTGTCGATTCCACACCTCCGAATGTCAGCACTGTGAATGTGGATCCGACATATACTAATGGCCCCACATCATACACAACGAGCGCACCTGTTATCACGGCAATACTTACGGATGCTGAATCAACAGTGACAGGGTGTGAATATACAACGAACGGCTCAACATGGGTTACGGGTGTACTTACAGGCTCAAGCTCACCATGGACCTGCACCGGAAGCCCGACTGGTCTTACCGGTTCTCTTACACTTAATATACGCGGGACATCTTCAGCACCTGGCTATGGCACCGGCGTATCACAGGCAAGGACAGTGGATGTTGCTGTTCCAATAACAACTGATAGTTTGGTGTCATTTAATTGGGTTTCAACAGAAGATACTGTAACACTATACCCGGTTGATGGCGGTTCTGGCGTTACTGCGGCAACAGGCATATATGGATGTTTCGGCACAGGCTGTACACCGGTTGTTCTTGGCGGGAACACTATGACGTCTGCCTGCGGAGCCGGCAATGAATGTTGGCTTGATGTTAGGTATTATTCCAAGGACAATCTCAATTGGACTGAGTCTACTGTGACATCCGCTTTTCAGGTATTGGTTGACAGAGCGGCTCCTGCTGGACTTGCCGCTTCAAGCCCTGCTGATGAGGCATTAGATCTGCCGACCAGCACTACAGTCGATTCTACAACAGCAACAGATAACGGAAGCGGTTCTATTGAATATTATTTTGAAGTTGATACAGATCCGGGCTTTTCCGCTCCTCAGACAGGCGGGTGGCAGGCAGGCACAAGCTATGCGCCAACTCTTGCAAGCGGCCCGACATATTTCTGGCGCGTAAAGGCACGGGATGTCATTGGAAATGCAACCGCATGGACAACGCCAAGAAGTTTTTCAACTCTGGCGTCTTGTACGCGCAATGACCCGACTTTAACACTGGAAACTGACACAGGAGCTGTTCAAGGGTTTATCACTACTAACGGCGGCACAAAAGATTACATATTAACGGTTATTAATAATGATAACGGTGGATGCGGAGATACAACTTTTGATTTCACTGTAACAGATACTGATGGTGGCAATAACTTTGATGCTCCCATATTGAGTTCTTTAATTGCTACTCTTGCGCCGGGGGCGCAGACTATCAGGACAGTTACTGTTACAGCTACTGCCGGCAAGACAACAGGGCAGAGCCTGACGTATGTAAACTATGACGGTATTGATCCAAATCATCTGAATGTTGTTAATTCCAATAATGTTACGACATTCATAAATGTTGTAGATTGCAATGCAAATGTGCCATATCTTATCATTGGGCCTGACTCAGGTAATGTGGCAATCGGTGGAGACATTCAATATACTGTTACAGTGCAGAATACTGACACCGGGTCAGGGTGTTCAGCAGTAATATATAATATAAATATAGACAGTGAAACAAATTCAGCTAACTTTATTCTCCCTTCAACACTAAGTCTTCCGAGCAAGACTCTCTCTCCGGGACAGAAAGGCAGTGTTACAATTACAGTAACCTCAAAGATTGGAGCTGTACTTGATGAGATCAATATCACTACGATAGGTGTGACAGCTACCGGTCATACATCTCCTGCTGACGCAACTGCAACAACAACAGTGGGTAACCGTATCCTGCATAACTCAATAAATACAGGCTCAACCAAGTGGTCATCATCCGGCGGATGGGGTGTTCCGGGCGGCAGATACGGTGAGTTTGACTGCACGACATGCCATACTACATCTGACGCGACTAACATAAAGAAGATCAGCAGTTCCATTACAACGCCTAATCCGGCATCAGGAACATTGCCCGGTGACGGTCAGTCTATTGTTTTTACTACAATCAGCGCAGTCTCAGGAACATCCGGAGTGTTAGGTGATGATTCAGATGCTACGAGAACGAGTTCAAACAGGATCTGTGAGGTGTGCCATACATATGATGTCTCTGGAGTGAATGGTGTTGTAGTTCATGCGTATGATCAGGTGACCTATGTTTCAGAATCTGTAACCAATAATCATCAGAACGCAAATGCAACTGACTGCATAGCCTGTCACAAGCATAAAGTCGGATTTATGCCTCCTGACTGCGGAAGCTGTCATGGTAATCCTCCGGGAGCAGGTACTCCCGCGGGTTCGCTTGCCAGCAGTCCAAATACAACAGGTTCTGTGACTGTTGGAGCGCATAATACTCATTACACCACACTTGGATATGGATGTTATACTTGCCATACCGGCTCTGTAATGCCTCATGAGAGTACTGCTTTGCCGGGACAGGGAGATATTAATATCGGATTTAGCGCTTTTGGCTCAACATCTGGAACATACAGCGGCCAGACAGGTGTAAGCTATAATGATGTTGCAGGTACCGGAGGCCTTAACTGCTCAGCCTTATATTGTCACGGAGCAACACTTGACGGCACTTCAACCACTGCTCAGTGGAATGGGACGGTCGCATGCGGTAATTGCCATAAGGCAACAGCAGCTAATACGCCTACACTTGGCAACCATGCACGTCATGCGGGCAGCACTCAGGTGAATATAGCCTGTTCAGATTGTCACGGAGCTAACGGCGCAGGCGGTGGCGGACATGTTGGCGGAACAGTACAATGGGGTTTGAATACTTCAAGCGCGCTATTTGGAACGAGCGCACAATACAACTCAGCAGCATCCGGTACTAAGAACAACTTGGCTCCGAGTTCATCGTATCAGACATGTACGACACTTTATTGCCACAGTAATGCACAGGGCGCAAGCGGGGTCGGAGTTCCTTCATCATATAAGTCGCCATTATGGGGCGCAGGAACGCTTGGCTGTGCAGGCTGTCATGTTGATATGACAAGCGCATCTGGCACCGCAAGCCATATTAAACATGCAAATTCATATGGTATGACATGTTCGAATTGCCACACCGGCTATACAGCAAGCACAACAAACGCTTCTGTACATGCAAACAACACTATAAATGTCACATTAGCTTCTGGCACCTATTCCGGAGGCACCACACCGGGTGACCATGCTTCGGGCGGCGGATATGGAAGCTGTTCTACCAATAACTGTCACAGCGACGGCAAGGCAACACCATCTACTTATACGAATCCCGCATGGGGCGGCACAGCAGCCTGCGGCACATGTCATGGAGTCGCAGCGGCTACACCGCCTGCGTCTACGCCGCATACCAAGCATGTCGGCACAGCGGCGAATTACAAGTACGCCTGCTACAAGTGTCATACTAATGTAGCTGTAACAGCGGATTCAACAACATCAGCTACTCTTAACGGCACCTATACAACAACACATGTGAACGGCACAAGGAATGTTGACTTTGACGCTTCTTCAGTAGGCGGCTCATGGGCAAGCACTCAGTGCTCCAATACCTATTGTCACAGCGCTGGCACAACATTCACAGTTGCTTCAGCAACACATTCGGCAATATCATGGAGCGGTACCAAGGATTGCGCTGGTTGTCATACAGGCGGCATATCAACAGGACCGAGCTATACAAACAATTCACCTAAGACCAATACGCACGCACAGCATGTGACCACTTCTGGCTATGTCTGCGTTGACTGCCATAGCGGCACGGTCACCGGCTCTAACACTATCTCTGATACTTCAAAGCATCTTAACAAGGCTTATGATGTTTCAGGCGCAAGTGTGACTACATATTCATATGTATCTGACGGCGGCACATGTACGACAAAATGCCATGGGACAAAGACTGTGAAGTGGGGTACACAGACAACTGACGCTACATGTGTGAAGTGTCATGGTGTTGTCGGCACGACATCAGTCCAGTATGCTTCGATGACAGCTACAGCAGCGCCCGGCTTTAACGGCACAGGGCTTGACACTAATGGCGAAGCCTCTGATACTGACAGTCAGGTAGGAGCGCATAATTCGCATCTTAACTCAGTAAGCAATTACAGTAGTGATATAGCCTGTAATGAGTGCCATGCGGTTCCTGCATCAGTCAATGCATCAGGGCATATAGACTCAACTCTTCCTGCTGAATTGACCTTTGGCACACTTGCCTCAACTAACGTGGGTTCAACCACAGCTCCGAACTATGCAAGTCCGAGCTGTACAAATACATATTGCCATTATGGTAAATCATGGGGCGGCTATAGTCCTACTACTGCCAATGCAGCAGTCTCATGGATAAATACAGCTTATCTCAGCGGCACGCCAAGCCTTGCCGGTGACTGTAATAAGTGTCATGCGTCACCTCCATCGAGCCATGCCGGCGGTATGGTGATAGCTGATTGTATCGGCTGTCATACACATTTGAATAATGACGGAACCTTCCTGGATCCTTCTCTGCATATCAATGGTTTAGTTGACGCTGCCGGCGGCGGATGCGGCGGATGCCATGATTATGATAATGCCGGATCAAACTATGCCGGCGGTGTCTGGACAGGCGGCACCTGGGGCAAACTTCCCCATAGGGACGACCCGACAAATGAAGGATGGGGCGCGCACGCAGAGCATATAAATCATATTAAGACAAGGCTTGCTATCACATATGTTCTTTCAACATCAAACCAGACCTTTGGTACAGGCGAGCCTGCCAATGTTTGCGGAACCTGTCATACTAACACGGGCGGCAACCATTCAACAGGCGGCAGCACAGTACGTTCTATTAACTTTGGCGACGGAACATATAAATACGGCGGAGCTTCAGGCACCAGCATCGCCTTGATGAGCTCAACCAACCCGACTTATAACGGTGTGAGCGCGACGTCTTCATTGGTGAATCCGAAGACCTGCTCGAACATTAGTTGTCATTACAGCACAACCCCGGTATGGGAAGCATTTTAG